The following proteins are encoded in a genomic region of Pyramidobacter porci:
- a CDS encoding alanine/glycine:cation symporter family protein, producing the protein MSKFLNWLAGELWGWPMMILIFLCGLIFGLGTGFFQVRKLPYVLKETLGKCFRKDALEGEGTITPLQAVSSALAGCIGNGNIAGVATAIATGGPGAVFWMWIMGLFGMMTKFVEVVLAVHFREQTESGAFYGGPMYYIEKGMGRKWKPLATFYGVMMIVGALGTAVWVQPHTMASALKSTFGIPPLATVVCAVILTALVCFGGFKRIGRFAESIMPYFVVVYTVFSLGVIFTNIARLPEVAGMIFKYAFTPHAAVGGFAGGTMILAVRYGAARGVFSNEAGLGTASMVHATSITKHPCRQGLYGIVEVFVDTIVMCSMTAFVILLSAPDVWSSGLNGIALTISAFDTLYGKFGAWIVSISVMLAALTTMIGYYFEYKTSVVYVFGEKNMGIFNIFWLIPPFVAVTQDVDLVWTIVDISTGIEGIPNMIAMLALAPIFFKVYKQWIKDGNL; encoded by the coding sequence ATGTCGAAATTTTTGAACTGGTTGGCAGGCGAGCTTTGGGGCTGGCCCATGATGATTCTCATCTTCCTGTGCGGTCTGATTTTCGGCTTGGGAACGGGATTCTTTCAAGTCCGCAAGCTGCCTTACGTCCTCAAAGAAACGCTCGGCAAGTGCTTCAGAAAGGACGCGCTTGAAGGCGAAGGCACGATCACGCCGCTGCAGGCCGTTTCTTCGGCTCTCGCCGGATGTATCGGCAACGGCAATATCGCCGGAGTGGCGACCGCGATCGCGACCGGCGGCCCGGGAGCCGTTTTCTGGATGTGGATCATGGGGCTCTTCGGCATGATGACAAAATTCGTCGAGGTCGTTCTGGCCGTGCATTTCCGCGAACAAACCGAGAGCGGTGCCTTTTACGGCGGGCCGATGTACTACATCGAAAAGGGCATGGGCAGGAAATGGAAGCCGCTCGCCACGTTCTACGGCGTGATGATGATCGTCGGAGCCCTCGGCACTGCCGTATGGGTCCAGCCTCACACGATGGCTTCGGCCCTCAAGAGCACTTTCGGTATCCCGCCTCTGGCTACCGTGGTCTGCGCCGTCATTCTTACCGCGCTCGTATGTTTCGGCGGTTTCAAACGCATCGGGCGTTTCGCCGAAAGTATTATGCCCTACTTTGTCGTCGTCTATACCGTATTTTCTCTCGGGGTCATTTTTACGAACATTGCGCGACTGCCCGAAGTGGCCGGCATGATCTTTAAATACGCTTTCACCCCTCATGCGGCCGTCGGCGGTTTTGCCGGAGGCACGATGATTCTCGCCGTCCGGTACGGCGCGGCGCGAGGCGTTTTCTCCAACGAAGCCGGACTCGGAACGGCTTCGATGGTTCACGCCACGTCGATCACCAAGCACCCCTGCCGGCAGGGCCTGTACGGCATCGTCGAAGTTTTCGTCGATACGATCGTGATGTGTTCGATGACCGCGTTCGTTATCCTGCTTTCGGCTCCCGACGTATGGAGCAGCGGTTTGAACGGCATCGCCCTTACTATTTCTGCGTTCGATACGCTTTACGGAAAATTCGGCGCGTGGATCGTCTCCATATCCGTCATGCTCGCAGCTCTCACGACGATGATCGGCTACTACTTCGAATACAAAACGTCCGTCGTTTATGTCTTCGGCGAAAAGAACATGGGTATTTTCAACATTTTCTGGCTGATCCCGCCGTTCGTCGCCGTAACGCAGGACGTCGATCTGGTCTGGACGATCGTCGACATTTCGACCGGCATCGAAGGAATCCCCAACATGATCGCCATGCTTGCGCTCGCGCCTATATTTTTCAAGGTTTACAAGCAATGGATCAAGGACGGCAACTTATAG
- a CDS encoding YgeY family selenium metabolism-linked hydrolase, protein MSEKWQDELVELVRGMIRCPSLSGHEDKIADFVENAMKRFGFDSTERDCYGNVSGRMVFGKGGKRLLFEGHMDHVDVADRSKWTHDPFAAEIVGGRMYGRGTSDMKGNLGAAIMAAKLLKENHAELNGELIVCGGVHEECFEGVASEELGIRWKPDCVIIGEASSLNLKRGQRGRAEVVLETLGKSAHSSNPEVGLNAVKTMAPLLTAIERDFKPKEQPVLGKGILELTDIISSPYPGASVVPERCRVTYDRRLLVGETDAEVLKQIQDIVDAQKKLDPRLDARVYLATGTEKCYTGETISATRYAPGWLFPEDNWFVAAAMEGLRNAGLNPEFSHYAFCTNGSYYAGKAGIPTVGFGGSLESLAHVVDEYIEIDQLCKACEGYQGIVRAVLR, encoded by the coding sequence ATGAGTGAAAAATGGCAGGACGAATTGGTTGAACTGGTTCGCGGCATGATTCGCTGCCCCAGCCTTTCCGGACATGAGGACAAAATCGCCGATTTTGTCGAAAACGCAATGAAGCGCTTCGGCTTCGACTCCACCGAACGCGACTGTTACGGCAACGTTTCGGGCCGCATGGTGTTCGGCAAAGGCGGCAAAAGACTGCTCTTCGAAGGCCATATGGACCACGTCGACGTCGCCGACCGCTCCAAATGGACCCACGATCCTTTCGCGGCCGAGATCGTCGGCGGGCGCATGTACGGCCGCGGCACGAGCGACATGAAGGGCAACCTGGGCGCCGCGATCATGGCGGCGAAACTGCTCAAAGAAAATCATGCTGAACTTAACGGCGAACTGATCGTCTGCGGCGGCGTGCACGAAGAATGCTTCGAGGGCGTCGCTTCCGAAGAACTTGGGATCCGCTGGAAGCCCGACTGCGTGATCATCGGCGAAGCTTCGTCGCTGAATCTGAAACGCGGCCAGCGCGGCCGCGCCGAAGTGGTTCTGGAGACTCTGGGGAAATCCGCCCACTCGTCCAATCCCGAGGTCGGCCTTAACGCCGTGAAGACGATGGCGCCGCTTCTGACCGCCATCGAGCGTGACTTCAAGCCAAAAGAGCAGCCCGTGCTTGGCAAAGGCATTCTCGAACTGACCGACATCATTTCCTCCCCGTATCCCGGCGCCAGCGTCGTGCCCGAGAGGTGCCGCGTCACGTACGACCGGCGTCTGCTCGTGGGCGAAACCGACGCCGAGGTGCTGAAGCAGATTCAGGACATCGTCGACGCGCAGAAGAAGCTCGATCCCCGTCTGGACGCCAGAGTTTATCTGGCTACCGGCACGGAAAAATGCTACACCGGCGAGACGATCTCCGCGACGCGCTATGCGCCCGGCTGGCTGTTCCCCGAAGACAACTGGTTCGTCGCGGCGGCGATGGAAGGGCTGAGGAACGCCGGGTTAAATCCCGAATTCTCCCATTACGCTTTCTGCACCAACGGCAGCTATTACGCCGGCAAGGCGGGGATCCCCACCGTCGGCTTCGGCGGCTCGCTCGAATCGCTGGCCCACGTGGTCGACGAATACATCGAGATCGACCAGCTCTGCAAGGCCTGCGAAGGATATCAGGGCATCGTTCGCGCCGTTCTTCGCTAG
- the thrC gene encoding threonine synthase: protein MAFYTLKCALCGREFPAESELKTCPDCGIHGTMHVLYDYDEAKKQIGRASLAADRRVDLWRYEALLPVRKNSRRPALQVGWTPLYDMPQLASEYNVGQLLIKDDGRNPTASLKDRASAVAVTLAAEQNRSVLACASTGNAASSLAGFAANMGLKSVIFVPETAPVAKVTQLLVFGARVFLVKGDYAAAVRLAIEAIEHYGWYDRNCAINPFLVEGKKTCAMEIAEQCGWDVPDKVFVSVGDGCIVSSTYKGFYDLYKVGVIDRIPQIIGVQAEGACPIHRAIQEGADKVIFGPSHTIADSIDVGAPHNWAKALHAIRASRGNTTAVSDAEILSAVAELPRKSGVFAEPAGATAYAGFVKFAREGRLKAPDRVAVIISGNGLKDVASAQKAVPSADKVAPDMKELIKIFG, encoded by the coding sequence ATGGCTTTCTACACACTCAAATGCGCCCTCTGCGGGCGCGAATTCCCCGCCGAAAGCGAATTGAAAACGTGTCCCGACTGCGGGATCCACGGCACCATGCACGTACTGTACGACTACGACGAAGCGAAAAAGCAGATCGGCCGCGCGTCGTTGGCGGCGGATCGGCGCGTTGACCTCTGGCGCTACGAAGCACTGCTTCCGGTACGTAAAAACTCGCGCCGCCCCGCGCTTCAGGTCGGCTGGACGCCGCTCTACGACATGCCGCAGCTCGCCTCCGAATACAATGTCGGGCAGCTTTTGATCAAAGACGACGGGCGTAATCCCACGGCTTCGCTCAAAGACCGCGCCAGCGCCGTTGCCGTGACGCTCGCCGCGGAACAGAACCGCAGCGTTCTCGCCTGCGCGTCGACGGGTAACGCCGCCAGTTCGCTCGCAGGTTTCGCCGCCAACATGGGATTGAAAAGCGTGATCTTCGTTCCGGAAACGGCGCCGGTCGCCAAAGTAACGCAGCTGCTCGTGTTCGGTGCGCGGGTGTTCCTCGTCAAGGGAGATTACGCCGCCGCGGTGCGTCTGGCGATCGAGGCCATCGAGCACTACGGCTGGTACGACCGCAACTGCGCGATCAACCCGTTCCTCGTCGAAGGCAAAAAGACCTGCGCGATGGAGATCGCGGAACAGTGCGGCTGGGACGTTCCCGACAAAGTTTTCGTTTCCGTCGGCGACGGCTGCATCGTCAGCTCGACGTACAAGGGCTTTTACGACCTGTACAAAGTCGGCGTCATCGACCGTATTCCTCAGATCATCGGCGTTCAGGCGGAAGGCGCCTGCCCGATCCACAGGGCGATTCAGGAGGGCGCCGATAAAGTCATATTCGGCCCCTCGCACACGATCGCCGACAGTATCGACGTAGGCGCGCCGCACAACTGGGCGAAAGCGCTTCACGCGATCCGCGCTTCTCGCGGGAACACGACCGCCGTCAGCGACGCCGAAATCCTTTCCGCCGTCGCCGAACTGCCGCGAAAAAGCGGCGTGTTCGCCGAACCCGCGGGAGCGACTGCCTACGCCGGTTTCGTCAAATTTGCTCGCGAAGGACGGCTCAAGGCGCCGGACCGCGTCGCCGTGATTATTTCCGGCAACGGACTCAAGGATGTCGCCTCGGCGCAGAAAGCGGTTCCATCTGCGGACAAAGTCGCCCCCGATATGAAGGAGTTGATAAAGATATTCGGTTAA
- a CDS encoding pyridoxal-phosphate dependent enzyme, producing MYNQINLSIDKAKQKNCIERARSRGIRIPTFRQMKNPDKETPVKVKEGLKETGLWDVNPLNLFRITWKNEPKTSGGLYGGVNFIEFPSSLTGVKARIFALVGKWFPTGAHKVGASFGCLVPRLITGQFDPTRDWAVWPSTGNYCRGGAYNSQLLGCRSIAILPEGMSKERFDWLRTVAGEIIATPGTESNVKEIYDKVHELRSTRDDVVIFNQFDEFGNYLWHYEVTGGALEEVAKAHMRPGDRVAAAVYTTGSAGTIASGDYLKRLWPAMKIVASEALQCPTLLRNGWGAHRIEGIGDKHVPWVHNVRNTDMITAIDDNDCMALIRLFNEPAGREYLKSAGVPAVLAERLDLLGISGVANLLSAIKAAKYYEMDEHDVVFTILTDSMEMYGSRLQELEAEFGAYGAVNAEVDFASRLHGQKTDNALELTYPERLRVHNLKYYTWIEQQGKSSEELHSQWYDADNYWGEIRTMAPKIDKLIDEFNAATGLN from the coding sequence ATGTATAACCAAATCAACCTGAGCATCGACAAAGCAAAACAAAAAAACTGCATCGAACGCGCCCGCTCCCGCGGCATCCGTATCCCCACCTTCCGCCAGATGAAAAACCCCGATAAGGAAACGCCTGTAAAAGTCAAAGAAGGGCTGAAAGAAACCGGCTTGTGGGACGTCAATCCGCTCAATCTGTTCCGCATCACCTGGAAGAACGAACCCAAAACTTCCGGCGGTCTCTACGGCGGCGTCAACTTCATCGAGTTTCCCAGTTCGCTGACGGGAGTGAAGGCGCGCATTTTCGCCCTCGTCGGCAAATGGTTCCCCACTGGTGCCCACAAAGTCGGCGCAAGTTTCGGATGCCTCGTTCCCCGTCTGATCACCGGGCAGTTCGATCCCACCCGCGACTGGGCCGTCTGGCCGTCAACGGGCAACTACTGCCGCGGCGGCGCGTACAACTCCCAGCTGCTCGGCTGCCGTTCTATCGCCATCCTCCCCGAAGGCATGAGCAAGGAACGCTTCGACTGGCTCCGCACCGTAGCCGGCGAGATCATCGCCACGCCCGGCACGGAGAGCAACGTCAAAGAAATTTACGACAAAGTCCATGAACTGCGCTCGACCCGCGACGACGTGGTGATCTTCAACCAGTTCGACGAGTTCGGCAACTATCTGTGGCATTACGAGGTCACGGGCGGCGCGCTTGAAGAGGTGGCGAAGGCACATATGCGCCCGGGCGACCGCGTCGCCGCGGCCGTTTATACGACCGGTTCCGCCGGAACGATCGCCAGCGGCGACTATCTGAAACGGTTGTGGCCTGCGATGAAAATCGTCGCCAGCGAAGCGCTGCAGTGCCCCACTCTGCTGCGCAACGGCTGGGGCGCGCACCGCATCGAAGGCATCGGCGACAAACACGTGCCATGGGTCCACAACGTCCGCAACACGGATATGATCACGGCCATCGACGATAACGACTGCATGGCGCTGATCCGCCTGTTCAACGAACCTGCCGGACGCGAATATCTCAAAAGCGCGGGAGTGCCTGCGGTCCTGGCAGAGCGACTGGATCTGTTGGGGATCTCAGGCGTCGCCAACTTGTTGAGCGCGATCAAGGCCGCCAAGTACTACGAAATGGACGAGCACGACGTCGTCTTCACCATTCTTACCGACTCGATGGAAATGTACGGCTCGCGCCTGCAGGAACTCGAAGCGGAATTCGGGGCGTACGGCGCCGTTAACGCCGAAGTCGACTTCGCAAGCCGTCTGCACGGGCAAAAAACCGATAATGCGCTGGAGCTCACCTATCCCGAACGCCTACGCGTCCACAACCTGAAGTACTACACATGGATCGAACAACAGGGAAAGAGCAGCGAAGAACTGCACAGCCAGTGGTACGACGCCGACAATTACTGGGGCGAGATCCGCACGATGGCGCCTAAGATCGATAAACTCATCGATGAATTCAACGCCGCCACGGGACTGAATTAA
- a CDS encoding GntR family transcriptional regulator: MPIPQRKQKFVRESAKEKIYRTLQSWIVNGTMKPGERINDQEIAEYFDVSRTPVREALQRLSEQGLVYVEPSKGTHVSPLDENNTFTIYEALALLSGCAARLACQKQKNGDVQKLRELNAVFQKAIEAGENQKLATFDNQFHGYLLEMADNAYISDIIYTLTLHANRCENLYFERGPDKMASVREHNAIIDAIEARESEASGRYAEENWLGFYHRRLAKIL, translated from the coding sequence ATGCCTATTCCTCAGAGAAAACAAAAATTCGTACGCGAGAGCGCCAAAGAGAAAATCTACAGGACCCTCCAAAGCTGGATCGTCAACGGCACGATGAAGCCCGGGGAACGCATCAACGATCAGGAAATCGCCGAGTATTTCGACGTCAGCCGCACGCCGGTGCGCGAAGCGCTGCAGCGTTTGTCGGAGCAGGGGCTGGTATATGTCGAGCCGTCGAAGGGGACCCACGTCTCCCCGCTCGACGAAAACAACACGTTCACGATCTACGAAGCGCTGGCGCTGCTTTCAGGCTGCGCGGCGCGGCTCGCCTGCCAGAAGCAAAAAAACGGCGACGTACAAAAGCTGCGCGAATTGAACGCCGTCTTTCAGAAAGCTATCGAAGCGGGAGAAAACCAAAAACTTGCCACTTTCGACAATCAATTTCACGGATATCTTTTGGAGATGGCCGACAACGCTTACATCTCTGATATAATATACACGTTGACGCTTCACGCCAACCGCTGCGAGAATCTGTATTTCGAGAGAGGCCCCGACAAGATGGCGTCCGTACGCGAGCACAACGCCATCATCGACGCCATCGAAGCGCGCGAGTCGGAGGCAAGCGGCCGCTACGCCGAAGAAAACTGGCTCGGCTTCTACCACCGGCGTCTCGCCAAGATACTGTAA
- a CDS encoding formate--tetrahydrofolate ligase — protein sequence MSYKSDIEIAQSTPMLPIEEVARGAGIDGKYLEFYGRAKAKIDYVNLLKDSPRPDGKLVLVTAITPTPAGEGKTTTTVGLADGLRKIGKNAMVALREPSLGPVFGVKGGAAGGGYAQVVPMEDINLHFTGDFHAIGAANNLLAAMLDNHIQQGNALDIDTRRVIWRRCVDMNDRQLRSIVCGLGGKPNGVPREDGFDITVASEVMAVFCLASGIDDLKSRLARIIVAYSRSGAPVTAGDLHAQGAMAALLVEALKPNLVQTLEHTPAFIHGGPFANIAHGCNSVMATRLALKMGDYAITEAGFGADLGAEKFLDIKCRFAGLKPAAVVIVATVRALKHHGGVAKAALNDENLPALEKGLPNLLQHVENITKVYRLPAVVAINRFPTDSEAELKLIADKCRELGVNVALSEVWGKGGDGGVELAKEVVRLCELPNDFAYAYDLDMTIEQKLDAIVKKIYRGDGVVLTANARKQMRQLEELGFGNMPICMAKTQYSFSDDPTLLGAPRGFEVTVRNLKVSAGAGFIVALTGEIMTMPGLPKVPAAERIDVDSDGKISGLF from the coding sequence ATGTCCTACAAGTCCGACATCGAGATCGCGCAGTCAACGCCCATGCTTCCGATCGAGGAAGTGGCGCGCGGCGCGGGGATCGACGGGAAGTATCTGGAGTTCTACGGCCGCGCCAAGGCCAAGATCGACTACGTCAACCTGCTGAAAGACAGCCCGCGTCCCGACGGCAAACTGGTGCTGGTCACGGCCATCACGCCGACGCCCGCCGGCGAAGGCAAGACGACGACCACGGTCGGCCTGGCCGACGGCCTGCGCAAGATCGGCAAGAACGCTATGGTGGCGCTGCGCGAGCCTTCGCTCGGCCCCGTCTTCGGCGTCAAGGGCGGCGCGGCCGGCGGCGGCTACGCCCAGGTCGTGCCCATGGAAGACATCAACCTGCACTTCACCGGCGACTTCCACGCCATCGGCGCAGCCAACAACCTGCTGGCCGCCATGCTCGACAACCACATCCAGCAGGGCAATGCGCTCGACATCGACACGCGCCGCGTCATCTGGCGGCGCTGCGTCGACATGAACGACCGCCAGCTGCGCAGCATCGTCTGCGGCCTCGGCGGCAAGCCCAACGGCGTGCCGCGCGAGGACGGCTTCGACATCACCGTCGCGTCCGAGGTCATGGCCGTCTTCTGCCTCGCCTCCGGCATCGACGATCTCAAATCCCGTCTGGCGCGCATCATCGTCGCCTACAGCCGCAGCGGGGCTCCCGTCACGGCCGGCGACCTGCACGCCCAGGGCGCCATGGCGGCGCTGCTGGTGGAAGCGCTCAAGCCCAATCTGGTGCAGACGCTGGAGCACACGCCCGCCTTCATCCACGGCGGTCCGTTCGCCAACATCGCGCACGGCTGCAACTCCGTCATGGCCACGCGCCTGGCGCTGAAGATGGGCGATTACGCGATCACGGAGGCCGGATTCGGCGCCGACCTGGGGGCCGAGAAATTCCTCGACATCAAGTGCCGCTTCGCCGGCCTCAAGCCCGCGGCCGTCGTGATCGTCGCCACGGTGCGCGCGCTCAAGCATCACGGCGGCGTCGCCAAGGCCGCGCTGAACGACGAGAATCTGCCCGCGCTCGAAAAGGGGCTGCCCAACCTGCTGCAGCACGTGGAGAACATCACCAAGGTCTACAGGCTGCCCGCCGTGGTGGCGATCAACCGTTTCCCCACCGACAGCGAGGCCGAGCTGAAACTCATCGCCGACAAATGCCGCGAGCTGGGCGTCAACGTCGCCCTGTCGGAAGTCTGGGGCAAGGGAGGCGACGGCGGCGTGGAGCTGGCCAAGGAAGTTGTGCGCCTCTGCGAGCTGCCCAACGACTTCGCCTACGCCTACGACCTCGACATGACCATCGAGCAGAAGCTCGACGCCATCGTCAAAAAGATCTACCGCGGCGACGGCGTGGTCCTGACGGCCAACGCCCGCAAGCAGATGAGGCAGCTGGAAGAGCTGGGCTTCGGCAACATGCCCATCTGCATGGCCAAAACTCAGTACAGCTTCTCCGACGACCCGACGCTGCTGGGCGCGCCCCGCGGTTTCGAAGTCACCGTGCGCAACCTCAAGGTCAGCGCCGGCGCGGGCTTCATCGTAGCGCTGACGGGCGAGATCATGACCATGCCCGGACTGCCCAAAGTCCCCGCCGCCGAACGCATCGACGTGGATTCCGACGGCAAAATCTCGGGACTGTTCTAA
- a CDS encoding cyclodeaminase/cyclohydrolase family protein, whose product MKMTEKSCADFVAVLATKAPVPGGGGASALCGAIGTALGNMVGSLTVGKKKYAAVEEEIKSLQAKCDALQADLLALVEQDAEVFAPLAAAYGLPKDTEEQRAEKDRVMEAALGAACGVPLRIMERCCEAIGLMAVFAEKGSRLAVSDAGVGAALCRAALEGAALNVFINTKAMKDRANAAAIDARAEKMLAGSRGRADEIYETVMNSLRA is encoded by the coding sequence ATGAAGATGACCGAAAAATCCTGCGCGGATTTCGTCGCCGTCCTCGCCACCAAAGCGCCCGTCCCCGGCGGCGGCGGCGCCTCCGCGCTCTGCGGCGCGATCGGAACCGCGCTGGGCAACATGGTGGGCAGCCTCACCGTCGGCAAGAAAAAGTACGCCGCCGTCGAGGAGGAGATCAAAAGCCTGCAGGCCAAATGCGACGCGCTGCAGGCCGATCTGCTGGCGCTGGTGGAACAGGACGCCGAAGTTTTCGCGCCGCTGGCCGCCGCTTACGGCCTGCCCAAGGACACGGAAGAACAGCGCGCGGAGAAAGACCGCGTCATGGAAGCGGCGCTGGGCGCCGCCTGCGGCGTGCCGCTGCGGATCATGGAGAGATGCTGCGAAGCCATCGGCCTGATGGCCGTCTTCGCCGAAAAAGGTTCGCGCCTGGCCGTCAGCGACGCCGGCGTGGGCGCGGCCCTGTGCCGCGCGGCGCTCGAAGGCGCGGCGCTGAACGTGTTCATCAACACCAAGGCCATGAAAGACCGCGCCAACGCCGCCGCCATCGACGCCCGCGCCGAAAAGATGCTGGCCGGCAGCCGCGGCCGCGCCGACGAAATTTACGAAACCGTCATGAACTCCCTGCGCGCCTGA
- a CDS encoding bifunctional 5,10-methylenetetrahydrofolate dehydrogenase/5,10-methenyltetrahydrofolate cyclohydrolase, protein MAQILDGKVVAAALTEQLKNDVQKLKDRGVFPCLAIVRVGERGDDLAYERGATKRAAAAGLEVKQFALPAEASQDELLAVIAKINADASIHGCLIFMPLPKQIDEAAVRAALAPEKDVDGITAASQAGVYSDKSVGFPPCTPSACMEIIKHYQIELKGANAVVFGRSLVVGRPLAMMLLGQHATVTICHTKTRDAAAVARGADVLLAAVGHAGAVGETFVTPDQVLIDVGINVNAEGKLCGDVAPEAAQKARAYTPVPGGVGSVTTTVLAKHVIEAARRTLD, encoded by the coding sequence ATGGCTCAGATTCTGGACGGCAAGGTCGTGGCCGCCGCTCTCACCGAACAGCTCAAAAACGACGTGCAGAAGCTCAAAGACCGCGGCGTTTTCCCCTGCCTCGCCATCGTGCGGGTAGGCGAGCGCGGCGACGACCTGGCCTACGAACGCGGGGCGACCAAGCGCGCCGCGGCCGCGGGACTGGAAGTGAAACAGTTCGCGCTGCCCGCGGAAGCTTCGCAGGACGAACTGCTGGCGGTCATCGCCAAAATCAACGCCGACGCCTCGATCCACGGCTGCCTGATCTTCATGCCGCTGCCGAAGCAGATCGACGAGGCGGCCGTGCGCGCGGCGCTGGCTCCCGAAAAGGATGTGGACGGCATCACCGCCGCGTCGCAGGCCGGGGTTTATTCCGACAAATCCGTGGGCTTTCCTCCGTGCACGCCCTCGGCCTGCATGGAGATCATCAAACATTACCAGATCGAGCTGAAAGGCGCAAACGCCGTCGTCTTCGGGCGCAGCCTCGTCGTCGGCCGCCCGCTGGCGATGATGCTGCTGGGGCAGCACGCCACCGTGACCATCTGCCACACCAAGACCCGCGACGCCGCCGCCGTCGCCCGCGGCGCCGACGTGCTGCTGGCCGCCGTCGGGCATGCGGGGGCCGTCGGCGAGACGTTCGTCACTCCCGATCAGGTGCTGATCGACGTGGGCATCAACGTGAACGCCGAGGGCAAGCTCTGCGGCGACGTCGCCCCCGAAGCGGCGCAGAAAGCCCGGGCCTACACGCCCGTGCCCGGCGGCGTCGGCTCCGTCACCACTACCGTGCTCGCCAAGCACGTGATCGAAGCGGCCCGGCGGACGCTGGACTGA
- a CDS encoding SRPBCC family protein, translating into MPVSRVHAVLPAPVQSVWEIVTSLENYAWRSDVKRIEIIGEKQFVEHTADGFATLFTVVVQEPYRRWEFDMENDNISGRWIGLFTPQGGQTEIDFTENVVARKFFLKPFVKFYLKKQQARYLSDLRRAIEAKR; encoded by the coding sequence ATGCCCGTTTCGAGAGTTCACGCCGTTTTGCCCGCCCCGGTTCAAAGCGTATGGGAAATCGTCACTTCGCTTGAAAATTACGCGTGGCGGAGCGACGTTAAAAGAATCGAAATCATCGGGGAAAAACAGTTTGTCGAGCACACGGCGGACGGCTTCGCGACCCTTTTCACCGTCGTCGTCCAAGAGCCGTACCGGCGCTGGGAATTCGATATGGAAAACGACAATATCTCAGGCCGTTGGATCGGGCTGTTTACGCCCCAAGGCGGCCAAACTGAAATCGACTTTACTGAAAACGTTGTCGCGCGAAAGTTTTTCTTGAAACCGTTCGTAAAATTTTATCTGAAAAAGCAACAGGCGCGATATCTTTCGGATTTAAGACGAGCAATCGAGGCGAAGCGCTGA